A stretch of the Lactuca sativa cultivar Salinas chromosome 9, Lsat_Salinas_v11, whole genome shotgun sequence genome encodes the following:
- the LOC111901645 gene encoding uncharacterized protein LOC111901645, with translation MSTNISDKPSSTINIKHAVPFVLDLDQMNYDIWRELFEIHCIGYGVDDHLKPPAQPSSQTSDKDKEKESVTAKDTWLRMDSIVKSWLYETISISLLNMIFKRQETAFEVWESLEKVFRDNKASKVIQLDRELRNISIGTSSVTDYCNKIKSIADRLEHMDAKVSDTNLVAYMINGLSPKYRHIATTIRHRDSPPSFWDARSILICEEQQMLLDEQRDATLTHVDHSSSPNALTVQSSPQNNHTNGGRGGYNRGGRGGRYNRGGRGGGRHGGRFHNGGGNYFYGNSQQRGTGRAWTYGWFQVHQPNVGSIQQGLLPNPGGVSNQSNLFGVGHKNQPTQQQPMAQQHQFFYFSSAQQHSTTGFSGSTT, from the coding sequence ATGTCTACCAACATATCAGACAAACCTTCTTCAACAATCAATATAAAGCATGCTGTCCCTTTTGTCTTGGATTTGGATCAAATGAACTATGATATATGGAGAGAGCTGTTTGAAATCCATTGTATTGGATACGGTGTTGACGATCATCTCAAGCCTCCTGCTCAGCCTTCTTCTCAAACTTCTGACAAAGACAAAGAAAAAGAATCAGTAACTGCCAAGGATACATGGCTTCGTATGGACTCGATTGTTAAATCATGGTTGTATGAAACTATATCAATTTCTCTTCTTAACATGATTTTTAAAAGACAGGAAACAGCGTTTGAAGTGTGGGAAAGCCTCGAGAAAGTTTTCCGTGACAACAAAGCTTCCAAGGTCATCCAACTAGACAGAGAACTTCGAAATATTTCTATAGGTACCTCCTCTGTCACTGATTACTGCAATAAGATTAAGTCTATAGCTGATCGCCTGGAACATATGGACGCCAAAGTCTCTGATACGAATCTTGTCGCATATATGATAAACGGGCTGTCACCTAAATACCGCCATATTGCGACAACCATCAGGCACCGTGACTCACCCCCATCTTTTTGGGATGCAAGATCTATATTGATTTGTGAAGAACAACAGATGCTCTTGGATGAACAAAGAGATGCGACTCTTACCCATGTAGACCATTCTTCTTCTCCAAATGCTCTCACAGTTCAATCATCTCCTCAAAATAATCACACTAATGGTGGTAGAGGAGGCTATAACAGGGGTGGTCGTGGTGGTCGATATAACAGGGGCGGTAGAGGTGGAGGCCGACATGGCGGTCGATTTCATAATGGCGGTGGAAACTATTTTTATGGCAACAGTCAACAGCGAGGAACAGGGAGAGCGTGGACTTATGGCTGGTTTCAAGTTCACCAGCCCAACGTTGGATCTATTCAGCAGGGCTTGTTACCAAACCCAGGTGGGGTCTCAAACCAGTCTAATTTGTTTGGCGTTGGACACAAAAATCAACCGACTCAACAACAGCCTATGGCCCAACAACATCAGTTTTTTTACTTCTCCTCAGCCCAACAACACTCAACAACAGGCTTTTCAGGTTCAACAACCTAG